A genomic segment from Pararge aegeria chromosome 15, ilParAegt1.1, whole genome shotgun sequence encodes:
- the LOC120629687 gene encoding early growth response protein 3 isoform X2 yields the protein MGTDSELPPGPHLLSLADVGALGFDCALKPALAPMAGGAPADLNTPVTTSDLPAFFPNLLEPPPISGSLPGDELSLAYSPRRHKHEASLSPGARAEDASNASSASASLYGPPMGSKRAPSPPLQWLLPSGAGPGSVDKYFQQEYEERVELLPPECQSVYCPPLQSCPPQHCEYRPQQQPPPQHTWETQEYAAVPQPTPGPSGVPKREPYPSPAGDNRPVQLAEYNPSTSKGHEILSQVYQQSVQPLRLVAVKPRKYPNRPSKTPVHERPYACPVEGCDRRFSRSDELTRHIRIHTGQKPFQCRICMRSFSRSDHLTTHVRTHTGEKPFACDVCGRKFARSDEKKRHAKVHLKQRLKRERGGGGPHSHEPHSHAPL from the exons ATGGGCACCGACTCGGAGCTCCCGCCTGGTCCGCACCTTCTCTCGTTGGCGGATGTGGGCGCGCTCGGCTTCGACTGCGCGCTCAAGCCGGCGCTGGCGCCGATGGCCGGCGGCGCGCCTGCTGACCTCAACACGCCGGTGACCACGTCGGATCTGCCAGCCTTCTTCCCGAATCTCCTCGAGCCTCCGCCTATATCAG GTAGTTTACCAGGCGATGAGTTGTCGCTGGCATATTCACCGCGACGACACAAACATGAGGCGTCGTTGTCGCCGGGCGCTCGCGCTGAGGACGCGAGTAATGCGTCCAGCGCAAGCGCCTCGCTGTATGGCCCGCCCATGGGCAGCAAGAGGGCACCCTCGCCGCCCTTGCAGTGGCTGCTGCCTTCCGGCGCCGGCCCGGGCAGTGTCGACAAGTACTTCCAGCAGGAGTACGAAGAACGCGTCGAACTGTTACCGCCCGAGTGCCAGTCCGTCTACTGCCCGCCGCTGCAGTCATGCCCCCCGCAGCATTGCGAGTACAGGCCCCAGCAGCAACCTCCTCCCCAGCACACTTGGGAGACGCAGGAGTATGCGGCCGTCCCGCAACCGACCCCGGGCCCGTCCGGAGTGCCCAAACGAGAGCCTTACCCCAGCCCCGCCGGAGACAACAGGCCCGTACAGCTCGCCGAGTACAACCCGTCCACGAGTAAAGGTCACGAAATCCTTTCTCAAGTTTACCAACAGAGCGTGCAACCTCTTCGATTGGTCGCAGTTAAGCCACGCAAATACCCCAATCGGCCGAGTAAGACGCCGGTTCACGAGCGACCGTACGCGTGCCCCGTGGAGGGTTGCGACCGTAGGTTTTCGAGGTCGGATGAGCTGACCAGGCACATCCGCATCCACACAGGCCAGAAGCCGTTCCAGTGCCGCATCTGCATGCGCTCGTTCAGCCGGTCGGACCACTTGACGACGCACGTGCGGACGCACACCGGGGAGAAGCCGTTCGCGTGCGACGTGTGCGGACGCAAGTTTGCGCGGTCGGACGAGAAGAAGCGGCACGCCAAAGTGCACCTCAAACAGCGGCTGAAGCGCGagcgcggcggcggcgggcCGCACTCGCACGAGCCGCACTCGCACGCGCCGCTCTAG